One window from the genome of Solea solea chromosome 2, fSolSol10.1, whole genome shotgun sequence encodes:
- the LOC131476335 gene encoding probable serine/threonine-protein kinase kinX has protein sequence MYLENSEKSKLSGERESSSEAMLTEQREVAILTKTADPLKDSIELGIKVLVEYTEQMVTRDMDSSLQCLEHCTMSNYEAEFSSYGNGHADSFVQYPTSNGFLESNQSLDDCETSRLSQSCNECVQHFDCLKSSEQSANHSIACNKCCPSCEHSAEHLRLFQQCEPSAQQFESFDFEPDTLVVECDSLGLYEMSDFISGSGDDLESLKRYESEDERSECSESEADTSTEDSEPHNSDSLDSLDCGAELEIQNQSECTNSDEDDYDDDENEEDEEERSLCEQNGTEATLSGDSDDCELADFASECCEKFQEAQELSQQTPTLDVSTDLCEMCGYDDFETSEEYETSQQCDRASDGSESCAEEDRLSDCSSVETKSFKTCRNGSIPSDPFADLFGESEKEDSSDEQTQWESCEDEDEVEQSHADQSNEDTKKMPSNYNGYFDLFDSTDYHAFAPKQRYISCFDGGDIHECLYLEEAAKHNAAKNADTFEDSNEEMNAQETAVSSEEAHEDAADPSSTVDCESEKDPDDWIIETESCLEEEDDEEEEEEEEEEEDDDEEIEVEALYTENEEEEESEECLSAGGQETMCAPCAEDISVEGDAYEEEFCDVQNHESRSDDASTFEHGQTTVTVCKKDNEPEDKPFIECSEKEPYWSLIDNEGNEELGDLDVEDYYAYQIKSVQSSFGLNYQIVCGKADGIAPRNEGADDPPSESETELQAPGVCPAVTNGITEVSEVSESVAANEATPESDNDSGSNDSSTDTRYPLDIIHSVVSTHDKIEDENGYEQSSDSEEEPSDDEASELCDCEYCIPPIEQVPTKPLLPTMISNDTGKICVVIDLDETLVHSSFKPLNNADYIIPVEIDGTDYQVHVLKRPHVDEFLQRMGELFECVLFTASLAKYADPVSDLLDKCGAFQSRLFRESCVFHKGNYVKDLSRLGRDLNKVIIIDNSPASYIFHPENAVPVASWFNDMSDTELLDLIPFFERLSKSDDVYDTLKQQTTSS, from the exons ATGTATTTGGAAAACTCAGAGAAATCTAAACTTTCTGGAGAAAGGGAGTCCTCGTCTGAAGCCATGCTCACAGAACAACGTGAGGTTGCCATATTAACAAAAACTGCAGATCCTTTGAAGGACAGTATTGAACTTGGCATAAAGGTCCTCGTGGAATACACAGAGCAAATGGTCACCAGGGACATGGACTCTTCTCTTCAATGCCTGGAACACTGCACAATGAGTAACTATGAGGCTGAATTCAGTTCATATGGTAACGGACATGCCGATAGCTTCGTGCAATATCCAACAAGCAATGGCTTTTTGGAATCCAACCAAAGCCTTGATGATTGCGAGACATCCAGGTTAAGCCAGTCGTGTAATGAATGTGTTCAACACTTTGACTGTTTGAAGTCCTCTGAGCAGAGTGCTAATCATAGCATCGCCTGCAACAAATGTTGTCCTTCCTGTGAACACAGTGCAGAACACCTCAGACTATTTCAACAATGCGAGCCCTCCGCTCAACAGTTTGAGTCTTTTGACTTTGAGCCAGACACACTGGTGGTTGAATGTGACAGTTTGGGGCTGTACGAGATGTCTGATTTCATATCAGGAAGCGGCGACGACCTTGAATCGCTCAAACGATACGAGTCTGAGGATGAGCGGAGCGAGTGCTCTGAGTCTGAAGCGGACACGTCGACAGAAGACTCAGAACCTCATAACTCTGACTCGCTGGACTCATTGGACTGTGGCGCTGAACTTGAAATTCAGAACCAGTCTGAGTGCACAAACAGTGACGAAGATGACTATGATGATGACGAgaatgaagaggatgaagaagagagGTCTTTGTGCGAGCAAAATGGAACTGAGGCGACACTATCGGGAGATTCTGATGACTGTGAACTTGCCGACTTTGCCAGCGAATGCTGTGAGAAATTCCAGGAAGCTCAAGAACTCTCTCAGCAAACTCCTACATTAGACGTGTCAACAGATCTCTGCGAGATGTGCGGATATGATGACTTTGAGACAAGTGAAGAGTATGAAACTAGTCAGCAATGTGACAGAGCCTCTGACGGCTCGGAGTCCTGCGCTGAAGAAGACAGACTCTCGGATTGCTCCTCCGTCGAAACCAAATCTTTCAAGACTTGCCGCAATGGCAGTATTCCTTCAGATCCATTCGCTGATTTGTTTGGGGAATCCGAGAAGGAAGATTCAAGCGACGAGCAGACGCAGTGGGAATCATGTGAAGACGAGGACGAAGTAGAACAAAGCCATGCTGATCAAAGCAACGAGGATACAAAGAAAATGCCCTCCAATTATAATGGttactttgatttatttgacagCACCGACTATCACGCATTTGCACCGAAGCAACGCTACATCTCCTGCTTTGATGGCGGCGATATACATGAGTGCCTGTATCTTGAAGAGGCAGCAAAACACAATGCTGCCAAGAATGCTGATACATTTGAGGATTCAAATGAGGAAATGAATGCACAGGAAACTGCTGTATCTTCTGAAGAAGCACACGAAGACGCAGCAGATCCAAGTTCCACAGTTGACTGTGAGTCAGAGAAAGATCCCGACGACTGGATCATAGAGACAGAGTCgtgtttagaagaagaagatgatgaagaagaagaagaagaagaagaagaagaagaagatgatgatgaagaaataGAAGTTGAAGCACTTTAcacagaaaatgaagaagaggaagaatctGAGGAGTGTTTGTCAGCTGGTGGTCAGGAGACAATGTGTGCACCATGTGCTGAGGACATCTCCGTTGAAGGTGATGCTTATGAAGAGGAGTTCTGTGACGTCCAGAATCATGAATCTCGCAGTGACGACGCCTCTACATTTGAACATGGACAGACGACAGTCACTGTTTGCAAAAAGGACAATGAGCCCGAAGATAAACCATTTATTGAATGTTCAGAAAAGGAGCCGTATTGGTCGCTGATTGACAATGAAGGCAATGAAGAGTTGGGTGACCTCGATGTTGAGGATTACTATGCATATCAGATCAAAAGTGTTCAGTCTTCTTTTGGACTTAATTATCAGATAGTGTGTGGAAAAGCTGATGGGATCGCTCCAAGGAATGAAGGAGCAGATGATCCTCCATCCGAGAGTGAGACTGAGTTACAGGCCCCTGGAGTTTGCCCAGCAGTCACTAATGGAATTACTGAAGTTTCTGAAGTGAGCGAGAGTGTAGCGGCCAACGAAGCAACTCCAGAATCAGACAATGACTCCGGGTCAAACGACAGTTCAACAGACACAAGATACCCTCTAGATATCATTCACAGCGTTGTGTCCACACACGACAAAATCGAGGACGAAAACGGCTACGAACAGAGCAGCGATTCAGAAGAGGAGCCGAGTGATGACGAAGCCTCTGAGCTTTGTGACTGCGAGTACTGCATTCCACCAATAGAGCAG GTTCCAACAAAACCACTGCTGCCGACGATGATATCCAATGACACGGGGAAGATCTGTGTCGTCATTGATCTGGATGAAACACTTGTCCACAGTTCATTTAAG CCATTGAACAATGCTGATTATATCATTCCAGTGGAAATTGATGGAACAGATTATCAG GTGCACGTGTTAAAGAGACCCCACGTCGACGAATTCCTCCAGAGGATGGGAGaactgtttgagtgtgttttgttCACCGCGAGCTTAGCCAAG TATGCAGATCCTGTGTCTGACCTGTTGGACAAATGCGGCGCCTTCCAGAGCCGTCTCTTCCGGGAGTCATGTGTCTTTCACAAAGGGAATTATGTGAAAGACCTGAGTCGTTTAGGAAGAGACCTCAACAAGGTCATCATCATTGACAACTCCCCAGCCTCCTACATCTTCCATCCCGAAAATGCT GTTCCCGTAGCATCCTGGTTCAATGACATGTCAGACACTGAGCTTCTGGATCTCATCCCCTTCTTTGAGAGACTAAGTAAAAGCGATGACGTCTACGACACTCTCAAGCAGCAGACGACTTCAAGTTAG